In a genomic window of Methanosarcina horonobensis HB-1 = JCM 15518:
- a CDS encoding right-handed parallel beta-helix repeat-containing protein, translating to MTLGSGIGTATEIVVQSGQSIQDAVNSSVSGDEIIVSPGNYTENLRITTSDLIVRSASGNPEDTIVTANNPAEDAIYVEANNVTIRDLSINGAGNDRAGIYLIRSSNCTIENNELLNDALGIYLKNSAYNLILNNKAAEGKRAVNVDRSNYNTVSGNTVSNQRYGIYLLVSEGNLVSNNMVSMSADHGIVLESCSNTSLENNTASSNEDNGIHLVGSSGNNLTGNTVDSNLVYGIYLTDSSRNNLTNNTALNSSRGIFLFRSGESVLSGNTVSNSGDGILIASTENSNISENTVLDNSVSGISLQNSSTCVISDNILSNSTLGINLAFSGNSTVINNSVLGGGRGLNLQDSNYNTLFNNTALNNRYGAYLLRSGWNVLSNNTVNESDDHGIVLENSSNYNDITSNIASSNRAYGIYLAGSNNNNLSSNEASGNSRGVYLITSNGNTLLKNTVLNNGEYAILLSYSSGNNISENEASNSNRGIHLSTSSDNTLSGNTIVSNSISGVYMASTSNNNIFFNNYLNNNVNADVKQGSAGNILNTTKTAGTSITGGPYIGGNYWAKPDGTGFSQTAADADGDFIADGVFNVSNSGYTDYFPLVVASETQQPVIPANITDSQTETLTNESEMPANESELDIIATESITNETETTTHENESEYEYESEYEYESEYEY from the coding sequence TTGACATTAGGCTCGGGTATAGGAACTGCAACTGAAATTGTTGTCCAGTCAGGACAGTCAATTCAGGATGCAGTGAATAGTTCGGTTTCAGGCGATGAGATTATCGTAAGCCCGGGAAACTATACTGAAAATCTCAGAATAACAACAAGTGATCTGATTGTCAGGTCAGCTTCCGGGAACCCTGAAGATACAATCGTGACTGCGAACAATCCGGCTGAGGATGCGATTTATGTCGAAGCAAATAACGTAACGATTAGAGATCTCAGCATTAATGGTGCAGGAAATGACCGCGCAGGAATTTATTTGATAAGGTCCAGCAACTGTACTATCGAAAATAATGAGCTTTTAAATGACGCTCTCGGAATCTACCTTAAAAACTCGGCTTATAACCTGATTCTCAACAATAAAGCAGCAGAAGGTAAGAGAGCAGTTAATGTTGACAGATCAAACTATAACACAGTATCAGGTAATACTGTTTCAAATCAGAGGTATGGAATATATCTTCTTGTCTCTGAGGGGAATCTGGTTTCAAATAACATGGTAAGTATGAGTGCTGATCACGGTATTGTTCTGGAAAGCTGCAGTAATACCAGCCTTGAAAACAACACTGCAAGCTCAAACGAGGACAATGGAATTCACCTTGTTGGGTCAAGTGGCAATAACCTGACAGGCAATACCGTAGATTCAAACCTGGTCTATGGTATATATCTGACGGATTCCAGTAGGAACAATCTGACAAATAATACGGCATTGAACAGCAGTAGAGGCATTTTCCTCTTCAGATCAGGCGAAAGTGTGCTCTCAGGGAACACGGTTTCAAACAGCGGAGACGGTATCCTGATCGCATCCACAGAAAACAGCAATATCTCAGAGAATACAGTCCTGGATAACAGCGTCTCTGGAATATCTTTGCAGAATTCTAGTACCTGTGTCATAAGCGACAATATACTCTCTAATAGCACACTTGGAATAAATCTGGCTTTCTCCGGCAACAGTACTGTGATTAATAACAGTGTTCTGGGTGGGGGAAGAGGGCTTAACCTGCAGGACTCAAACTACAATACGCTCTTTAACAATACAGCTTTGAACAACAGGTACGGCGCTTACCTGCTGCGCTCAGGCTGGAACGTACTCTCAAATAACACGGTAAACGAAAGTGATGATCATGGTATTGTTCTTGAGAACTCAAGCAACTATAATGACATTACCAGTAACATAGCAAGCTCTAACCGTGCTTATGGTATATACCTTGCAGGTTCAAATAACAATAACTTAAGCAGTAACGAAGCATCCGGCAACAGTAGAGGAGTTTACCTTATTACTTCGAACGGTAACACTCTTTTGAAAAATACTGTCCTGAATAATGGCGAGTACGCAATTCTGCTATCGTATTCCTCAGGTAACAATATCTCGGAAAACGAGGCTTCTAATAGCAACAGGGGCATTCACCTGAGCACCTCTAGCGATAATACGCTTTCAGGCAATACTATTGTCTCAAATAGCATTTCCGGCGTATACATGGCTTCAACAAGCAATAACAACATCTTCTTTAATAACTATCTGAATAACAATGTTAATGCAGATGTCAAACAGGGAAGCGCCGGAAATATCTTGAACACAACTAAAACCGCAGGTACAAGCATAACGGGTGGCCCGTATATAGGAGGAAATTATTGGGCAAAACCTGATGGCACAGGTTTCTCCCAGACTGCAGCCGATGCAGACGGAGATTTCATTGCCGATGGAGTGTTCAACGTTTCAAATAGTGGCTACACGGACTATTTCCCGCTTGTAGTTGCTTCTGAAACACAACAACCCGTAATTCCAGCAAATATAACGGACAGTCAAACTGAAACTTTAACAAACGAGTCGGAAATGCCTGCAAACGAATCGGAGCTGGATATTATTGCAACAGAATCAATTACTAACGAAACAGAAACAACTACTCACGAAAACGAAAGTGAGTATGAGTACGAAAGTGAGTATGAGTACGAAAGTGAGTATGAGTACTAA